GGGGCTTCCTtgtgagcttgttgaagatggttgaCGAAACTGGGCCTATGCGGGGCGCAGGATGTGATTGGCAGGGTTCGTGGGCAAACGAGAAGCGAGGGTTGGCCGTTGTGTTGTTAATATGGCCACAGGGCCCTAGTCGATGTGAAGAGTGGTTTTGAGCAAGGTGATAgatggttggtgatggtgttgaggatgaaAAGTGACAAAGAGAAGTGAGAGGGAAGGCAGTGGAAGTCATGTTCCCGTGCTTGTGCTGAGCAAGTGCGTCATCATTCAGGCACCTGCCGCTGAAATTTATTGTAACCAAGTCGAGTGAACAGGAATACAATAATAAAGAATTTCAATAACAGCCCGCATCCCAATGAAtatcaagctcatcatgacATTTTCCCAATCTTTGACTGCATTTTTTATAGAATAATGAGACCTCGTCTTTACACTTGAGCCCAAGCACAGTGCTCAATTGCTCAAGTCCTCACAGTCCCCACCCCCACCATAGCACATCCCACCAACCTCACTCCAGCGCTCGCACAGTACAGACATATCAAAATCTCCAATATCAAAACCAACCATCCCTCAGAaaagatggcctcctcgtcacgCATACCTCACCTCCTAGAGTCCTACCTCGCTCTGCCTCCAGAGGCATCTCTCATACTCCTCACCAGCGTCCTCGGTGCAAGCCCGAATTGGCTTACCCTGCGCCATGTGTACTCGTATCTGAAGGGAAGCGCAGATGGGGATGAGGGTGCGAGAGATACTGGAGTTGTTCTGGTCAGCTTCATGAGAGATGGGGCTTTCTGGAGAGAGGGTGCAACTAAGATGGTGAGTTTTGCTCGAATATCTCATCTTTCAACAATCTAGTACGTCTTGACTAACTTACAGTCAGGGACTGGATCTGGATGCCCTCAGCAGGACAGGACGCTTCACTTTCGTCGATGGTCTCACAGGACTATACAGCAGTGCCCAACCAGCAGTGCGTCCTTCAGTACCAGGCGCGCGCAAGGAGATAGTTATACGAAGTACAAATCTTGCAGACGTAaagaaggaggttgaaggcGCCATTGCAGACCTGCGGACGTCGCGCAAGGTTCTCATCATCGACCAACTCGACGCCCTACTTGCCATCACCGACGAGTCAACCACAGGCCTCGCTCTCCAGAACCTAGTTCTTTCTCTCCGCAGTGTGAGTTCCCCTTTGACTACAGTATGTGTGACAATCATAAACTAATAGGCGCCGCAGCTTGTTCACAGCACCCTCCTTACCCTCTCTGCTGACACACCTCTCGTCGCTGCCCAGGCCACAACGTTGGAGCGCGAGCATGCCAGCCTCGCCCTCTCAGCAGCGCATGCGGCTGATGCAGTGCTGGCCCTACGTATGCTTGACACGGGAACGGCGAGGGACGTCAGCGGGGTTGTGCGTATCACGGGGCCTGGAGTCGAGGGCATGGGCGGTGCGGCCGAGTTCTTGTATCATGTTGCTGCCGATGGAGGAGTCAAGGTGTTTGAGAGGGGAACCTGAGAGACAGGTTTCCAGGGCAGAGAAATTGGATAAGAACCGGCTGCGAGGTAGACTCCTCAACTTGGGTTGGGTTGAAAGAACGGTTGAAATCCATATCAACGAATAGATCACTGGCTCAAGCCTCTCATGAAAGCACATCAAGACTCGTCACACATTAACAGCAAGCCAATTGCACATATGGCTCATATTCTTCCACACACCGAAACCTCTCAACCGCCAGGGCACCTTCATGCAGAATCAAGATGCCATTTCAGAACCTCGTGAGTGACCGAATCCCTATGGAATCTCAGAAAAGCAAAAGGGTCCTCTTTTTTTGTCCTTGCTCAAACATGTAAAACACCGTGCCCATGCTCCAGCCGCCCCTTTCATCCGCGAACCAAAACCAGACACCTGCTCCgtccaccaccaacaccgtGGTTCTCCAAGCCTGGAGTTCTTTCCCCCTCCGCCGTTCAATTCAGCTCTAAAAGAGCAGTTCCCGTGCGGGGTGCGCACACACCATCTTTATCAAATTCCGTTCAGgcgggggagaagagggacgGGGCGGTGAGAGGGTGGTGAAGGGAGGGTAGAGGGATGCGGTATCCCCGTTTAAGCCTCCTTGTTGATGCCCCGGGCGCCCTTGGGCTGGCCAGTCTGGAAGCCGTTCTTGAATCGTCGGGACACATCCTTGAGGTAGCGGGTTCGGCCGGTGCCGACGGTCTTTCTTCGCTTCGCCTTCTCGGACCAGTTGTCTGCACGGGTCAGTATGACATGCCCAACGGACAAGCACCATCCGAGTCGAGATTGTCGGGTCGAGGTGCATTTTTTGGGGTTTCACGTACACTTCCGGGTCTTAGCAGCAGGGTAGCCGCAAGCAGCGCACTCATGCTTCTGGATGTGAAGAGAGCGACGACCTAGATATCCCATCAGTCTCCCGATTCATTCGAGGTTTCCAAGTCTCCAATCCAGGCCATTCTCTATCGCTCATTGTCGTAAAAATTCCGTCTCGGTTCTCGTCGAATTCGTTGATGCGCTGATCGAGGAAGGCCTGgtcaggagaaggagagggcaCAAGGACTAACCGCATCGTCGGCACAGAGTGTGCGTCTTGTTGTGACGCTTACCGAAGCTGGAGGTACCCTTCGCTGTTGGCGATCGCGTTAGCAAAAAACCCGTTTCTCTCGAGGGAAGAGTCTCCTCTACCCGGTGAGGTGGTCACGTACtcatcttggctgtggtGTTTGGGCGGTTAGTAGGATGGCGATCGAGAAATTCTCAGACTTGGGAGGGCTTTTTTGGTGGAGTGGTCGAATTGCTTGCTGAGCCCTAAGAAACCGGGGTTCGGTGTGTGCGAGCTAAGTCATGTGATCTCGATTGGCGCGAACTGCACGTGACTGGGGCAAGGTCGGTGCCAAGATTTACCACCACAAGAGGAAAAGCGTCCTTGAGAGGAGGCAATTATGATGGGAAGAATCAATACAATAATTGCTGTGCAATCGGTTCCAGGCGCGTTTGCTCAGTGATTTGATAGTAATTTCTCATACATTGACATCCATTAAACCGTTTTACACCAATCTCGGAGGTTGTTGACTATCGTCCATAAACATCAATCATGATTGAGGTATCTCGCCAACTAACAATCCTACAAAAACACAACCCATTCCATGACGCCTGAAGAATCCCAACAAATATTCCAGAATCTCGCTTTCCAAACTAAAACCCACGGCTCTAATCCTTAATTCTTTACCTTCTTAAATCTTAATTCCAAGTTGAGGGTCCAATCGTTGTTCCGTTGGCAATTGACTTGCTCACTGCCAAGTGCTTCCAATCCGAAGTATTGAAAGCACCAAAGTTCCCCCACCAGTTAGGAGGGTTGGCACTCGTCAGATacaaggtgaagaagatcaCCATGGTTGACAAGATGAGGCCGCAGTCAAGAGCCGCAGAGGTGATGTAGTTGTACTGCAGCCACCATCCAGTATATCTCCTCTTGATGAAGTGGTTGAAGAACGTGCCAACCATACCCCAGCAGAGGTAGATGTAGACACTGGCCGGGGGGAGCATGCCAGAGCCTCCAAAGATGAGAGGTGTGCTGACATAGCGCCAGATAGATCGAGGCCACTTCCGAGCAATGAGCCATGTCAGAATAGGTGTGACAGCGCCAACAAGCCAGAACCACTGAAGGGAGGAGTAGATGGCGCCGTTGCTGAAGATTCGGGCCGGGCCAATAGCTCCCCAGATAACGGAGGCCGTG
This window of the Fusarium keratoplasticum isolate Fu6.1 chromosome 3, whole genome shotgun sequence genome carries:
- a CDS encoding Ribosomal protein L37, with translation MTKGTSSFGKRHNKTHTLCRRCGRRSLHIQKHECAACGYPAAKTRKYNWSEKAKRRKTVGTGRTRYLKDVSRRFKNGFQTGQPKGARGINKEA